A genomic stretch from Telmatocola sphagniphila includes:
- a CDS encoding S41 family peptidase, which translates to MRKGLFAFLCSLVFTIPIQAQSETLLLRFPAIHNDTVVFSYAGNLYTVSAQGGIARKLTSHEGYEIFPRFSPDGKTIAFTGQYDGNTEVYSIPAEGGIPKRLTFTATLSRDDVSDRMGPNNVVMGWKNDGKSIIYRGRMASFNDFIGQLYTVSTEGGMSEPLPLPRGGFASYSPNDSKLAYNRVFREFRTWKRYRGGMADDVWIYDFKTKTSEQITNVDAQDIFPMWAGTKIYYLSDRDENKRFNLFCYDTVAKTTRQVTHFKDYDIKFPSLGNKAIVFELGGALYKMDLESEKAEKITIRVLDDLNTGRNVLKNVSKEVTSFSVSPDGKRAAIGARGEIFSVPANQGFTRNLTNSPGVHERNAAWSPDGKSIAFVSDQSGEDEIYTIPQDGSDSPKALTSGADTYKYEIDYSPDSKKILWSDKKLRLQFVDVESKKVTQVVQAKDFEIRDFTWSPDSKWIAYAKPESETMNKIFLYSVEKNTTTEITDGWQAASNPCFSSDGKWLFFVSSRDFNPIYSSTEWNHAYLETSRIYFVSLASDTENPFKPKSDEVNEKPAASKPSEPLNVKVDLDGIKDRVLSLPVPVANYNNLHSAGGLLYYTRGGFRMPRSFHAYDLGGNKELSLGTVDNYDISADGKKMMVSKGGNYGIIDLPRASFEFKHMDLSGLEVKLDRHAEWKQIYYECWRQMRDFFYDPNLHGVDWVGVKKKYEVLLPYVQHRYDLSYLIGEMIGELNAGHCYVGGGDVPAVTKIPMGLLGAQLKLHPETRYVQVAKILKGANWSKSLRSPLTEMGNEVKEGEYIVAVNNVPVNEVKSIYELLINTVDKPVQLKVNKEPNMKGARTVTVTPIGNEHDLYYYDWVQANIKKVSEATNGKVGYIHVPDMSQVGLNEFVKYYYPQLGKKALIIDMRGNGGGNVSPMLIDRLRREIAMVGIARNAQPTVDPGGTFYGPMCCLLNEYSASDGDLFPYRFKHYKLGPLIGKRSWGGVVGIRGSLPLLDGGTLSKPEFSRFDVAGKEWIIEGHGVDPDIVQDNDPAKEYAGIDQQLNKAIEVMLEKLKTDEKKLPAIPVFPKR; encoded by the coding sequence ATGCGGAAAGGTCTGTTCGCATTTTTGTGCAGCCTTGTATTTACAATCCCCATCCAGGCTCAAAGTGAAACACTACTTCTGCGGTTCCCCGCCATTCACAACGATACGGTTGTTTTCAGTTATGCCGGGAATCTCTATACCGTCTCCGCGCAGGGGGGAATTGCCCGCAAATTGACCAGCCACGAAGGTTATGAGATTTTCCCGCGTTTCTCGCCGGACGGAAAGACGATTGCGTTCACCGGCCAGTACGATGGCAATACCGAAGTTTATTCGATACCAGCCGAAGGAGGCATTCCCAAGCGTCTGACCTTCACGGCGACGCTCAGCCGGGACGATGTGTCCGACCGCATGGGCCCCAACAACGTGGTGATGGGCTGGAAAAACGACGGTAAGAGCATCATCTACCGCGGCCGCATGGCCAGCTTCAACGACTTCATCGGTCAACTTTACACGGTCAGCACCGAGGGTGGCATGTCCGAACCGCTGCCGTTACCGCGCGGCGGCTTCGCTTCTTATTCTCCCAATGACAGCAAGCTGGCCTACAACCGCGTCTTCCGAGAATTCCGAACCTGGAAGCGCTACCGCGGCGGCATGGCCGACGATGTCTGGATCTACGATTTCAAAACTAAGACTTCGGAACAGATCACCAATGTCGATGCCCAGGATATTTTCCCGATGTGGGCCGGCACGAAAATCTATTACCTCTCGGATCGCGATGAAAACAAACGATTCAACCTGTTCTGTTACGACACGGTCGCCAAGACGACCCGACAGGTCACCCACTTCAAGGATTACGACATCAAATTCCCTTCACTGGGGAACAAGGCCATCGTTTTCGAACTGGGTGGCGCCCTGTACAAGATGGATCTGGAATCGGAAAAAGCCGAGAAAATCACCATTCGCGTTCTGGATGACCTGAACACCGGTCGCAACGTGCTTAAGAACGTTTCGAAGGAAGTCACTAGTTTCAGCGTTTCGCCCGATGGCAAGCGGGCGGCGATCGGCGCTCGAGGCGAAATCTTCAGCGTCCCAGCCAATCAGGGCTTCACTCGCAATTTGACGAATTCGCCCGGCGTTCACGAACGCAATGCCGCCTGGTCCCCTGACGGCAAGTCGATTGCTTTCGTTTCGGATCAGAGCGGCGAAGATGAGATTTACACCATTCCCCAGGATGGCAGCGATAGCCCCAAGGCACTGACCAGCGGGGCCGACACCTACAAGTACGAGATCGATTACTCGCCCGATTCGAAGAAGATTCTCTGGAGCGACAAGAAGCTTCGTCTGCAATTCGTCGACGTCGAGAGCAAAAAAGTGACGCAGGTGGTTCAAGCGAAGGATTTCGAAATTCGCGATTTCACCTGGAGCCCCGACAGCAAGTGGATCGCCTATGCGAAACCCGAATCCGAAACGATGAACAAGATTTTTCTCTATTCGGTTGAGAAAAACACCACCACGGAAATTACCGATGGCTGGCAAGCCGCCTCGAACCCCTGCTTCAGCTCCGATGGCAAATGGCTGTTCTTCGTCTCGAGCCGGGATTTCAACCCCATTTATAGCAGCACGGAATGGAATCACGCTTATCTGGAAACCTCGCGGATCTATTTCGTGTCGCTGGCCAGCGACACCGAAAATCCCTTCAAGCCCAAATCGGATGAAGTGAACGAAAAACCGGCCGCCTCCAAACCCAGCGAACCGCTTAACGTGAAAGTCGATCTGGACGGTATCAAAGATCGCGTGCTGAGCCTGCCGGTACCGGTCGCCAATTACAATAATCTCCATTCCGCGGGCGGACTGCTCTACTACACCCGCGGCGGTTTCCGCATGCCACGATCCTTCCACGCCTACGATCTGGGCGGGAATAAGGAACTCAGTCTCGGTACCGTGGACAACTACGACATCTCCGCCGACGGCAAGAAGATGATGGTTTCCAAGGGCGGCAACTACGGCATCATCGATCTGCCCCGGGCCTCTTTCGAATTCAAGCACATGGATCTTTCGGGCCTGGAAGTCAAGCTCGATCGCCATGCCGAATGGAAGCAGATCTACTACGAATGCTGGCGACAGATGCGGGACTTCTTCTACGATCCCAATCTGCACGGCGTCGATTGGGTCGGCGTCAAAAAGAAGTATGAAGTTTTGCTGCCCTACGTTCAACATCGCTACGATCTGAGCTACCTCATCGGGGAAATGATCGGCGAATTGAACGCCGGGCATTGCTACGTCGGCGGCGGCGATGTCCCGGCTGTGACGAAAATTCCCATGGGTCTGCTGGGAGCTCAGTTGAAGCTGCATCCGGAAACCCGCTACGTTCAGGTGGCCAAGATCCTCAAGGGAGCCAACTGGAGCAAATCGCTACGTTCCCCTTTGACGGAAATGGGTAACGAAGTCAAGGAAGGGGAATATATCGTCGCGGTGAATAATGTGCCGGTCAACGAAGTGAAGAGCATCTATGAACTGCTGATCAACACCGTCGACAAACCGGTTCAATTGAAGGTGAACAAAGAGCCGAATATGAAGGGCGCTCGCACGGTGACGGTGACTCCCATCGGCAACGAACACGATCTGTATTACTATGACTGGGTGCAGGCCAACATCAAGAAGGTCAGCGAGGCCACCAATGGCAAAGTGGGCTACATTCATGTCCCCGATATGTCGCAGGTCGGCCTGAACGAGTTCGTGAAGTACTACTATCCGCAGTTGGGCAAGAAAGCCTTGATCATCGACATGCGCGGCAACGGCGGCGGCAACGTCTCCCCCATGCTGATCGACCGGCTGCGCCGGGAAATTGCCATGGTCGGTATCGCTCGCAACGCTCAGCCGACTGTCGATCCGGGAGGGACTTTCTACGGACCGATGTGCTGCCTGCTGAATGAATACTCCGCTTCGGATGGCGACCTTTTCCCCTATCGCTTTAAGCACTACAAGCTGGGGCCACTGATCGGCAAGCGAAGCTGGGGCGGCGTGGTCGGCATTCGCGGTTCGCTACCTCTGTTGGATGGCGGCACGCTGAGCAAACCAGAGTTCAGCCGATTCGACGTGGCCGGTAAGGAATGGATTATCGAAGGTCATGGCGTTGATCCGGATATCGTTCAGGATAACGATCCCGCCAAGGAATACGCCGGGATCGACCAGCAACTGAACAAGGCGATTGAGGTGATGCTGGAAAAACTGAAGACGGACGAGAAGAAACTTCCTGCAATCCCCGTCTTCCCCAAACGCTGA
- a CDS encoding peptidylprolyl isomerase, with the protein MDSTSEVEGASRMDLRGTSFEWIAALPLVTLLAAGCCTPGTGQTSGINKEREKDAMDRASKALDKPDDNSGNKLTARSQSPPDQPAPLAAPAQPAPQVIQPVVNEEFKADLQVRVVARFGEAAVYDREVKEVVAQRAGEFYQLVGDARRTKEKQIYWEELKKLIDRELIIDELMVKLKKAKNDKAQQEIKKVAKEEADKKLKEYRKNRKIDTEEEFVKLLDLQGISLAGLRRQIERDFIKNIYLQELMKPKKELISIADIHDYYDKHSDEFKVEESVKWNDMFISKSIFDNSKPGEARKYAMAILEHVKAGEDFAKLGEQYDKGDSKFRKSMGAGEKRGEIRPPECEETLFALKPNESKLIETDNGFHIVKVVERVYPGLRPFNDKLQAEIRRKLTNQILDSEYQRITDALWRQAQPQILIDP; encoded by the coding sequence ATGGATTCCACTTCGGAAGTGGAAGGAGCCTCCCGAATGGACTTGCGTGGGACATCCTTCGAATGGATTGCGGCTTTGCCGCTCGTTACCCTGTTGGCCGCGGGCTGTTGCACGCCCGGCACCGGTCAAACCAGCGGTATTAATAAAGAGCGTGAAAAAGACGCCATGGACCGCGCCAGCAAGGCGCTGGATAAACCAGACGACAACTCTGGCAACAAACTGACCGCGCGTTCGCAGTCACCGCCGGATCAACCGGCTCCGCTGGCCGCGCCCGCTCAACCGGCTCCGCAGGTGATCCAGCCGGTAGTGAATGAAGAATTCAAAGCCGATCTGCAGGTTCGCGTGGTGGCTCGCTTCGGCGAGGCCGCCGTGTACGACCGGGAAGTGAAAGAAGTCGTCGCGCAGCGGGCGGGCGAATTCTATCAACTGGTCGGCGATGCCCGTCGAACCAAAGAAAAGCAGATTTACTGGGAAGAGCTCAAGAAGTTGATCGATCGGGAACTGATCATCGACGAATTAATGGTGAAGCTGAAGAAGGCCAAAAACGATAAGGCGCAGCAGGAAATCAAGAAGGTCGCGAAGGAAGAGGCCGACAAGAAGCTGAAGGAATATCGGAAGAATCGCAAGATCGATACCGAGGAAGAGTTCGTCAAACTACTCGATCTACAAGGGATCTCGCTGGCCGGCCTGCGCCGTCAGATCGAACGGGATTTCATCAAGAACATTTATCTGCAGGAATTGATGAAGCCCAAGAAGGAACTCATCAGCATTGCGGATATCCACGATTATTACGACAAGCACTCGGATGAATTCAAAGTCGAAGAGAGCGTGAAGTGGAACGATATGTTCATCAGCAAATCGATTTTCGACAACAGTAAACCAGGCGAGGCCCGCAAGTACGCGATGGCCATACTGGAACATGTGAAGGCTGGCGAGGACTTCGCGAAACTCGGCGAGCAGTACGACAAGGGAGACAGCAAGTTCCGCAAGAGCATGGGAGCCGGGGAGAAGCGCGGAGAAATTCGGCCGCCGGAGTGCGAGGAAACGCTCTTTGCCCTGAAGCCGAACGAGTCTAAATTGATTGAAACCGACAACGGCTTCCACATTGTGAAAGTGGTGGAGCGGGTGTATCCCGGCTTGAGGCCCTTCAACGATAAACTCCAAGCGGAAATCCGCCGAAAACTCACCAACCAGATACTGGATAGTGAATATCAGCGGATTACGGATGCGCTATGGCGGCAGGCCCAGCCCCAGATTCTGATCGATCCCTAG